CCACTTGATCaccttttgcctttttcttttacgAATTGACCAAGTCTATCAGCTGCTTTTGGTGTCCTGCAGATTCAGTCTGAGGCAGGGATGTGGGAGTGGGCATCGAGGTTCTGGCCGAAGACACCTCCCCCAACACGTACACACACAATTACATTTCCCCAGGCTGCCAAACCAGAACGAGGCAACATATTTCTCACACACCTACTAGGTACACAAGGGCAGTATGACTAGTCATAAAAGAGTTTAGTTTAATTGGCATGTCAGAGTAAAGGGAGAGAAATACAACACAAGGCTGTCTGTTCTGGATGCCAAAGGAGtaatacaaacagatggttgGGGGAGCGAGAGGGGTCACTCTGGGCTGGGGTAACCGGAGGAGGCTTACTGGAGAAGGTGGCAACTGAGGCCAACCTTGAAGGACAGGGGGAAGAACTTCACCACATAGAAGCTGTGAGGGAGGACATTCTAGGGAGAGGAGGGCAAGTTCAAGATATGCTCAGGTTAGGACAAGTCCATCCGTTTGGCTGGAATTTGGGATTTGTGTGAGTGATTTGCTGTTGATAAGCTTGGTTTGAATGCCAGATCCTCTGTGCCAGAACAAAGGCTATGGTGTCACACAGACTTGCTGTGCTCCGCTCCTTCCTTCgggggtgaccttgggcaaatggcCTAATCTCTTTGCAAAGTGAGGATAGTAACAATATTTAGCTCTTGAGATCCTTGGGAGGGTGATAGAATGAACATAAGCATTTAGCAAGTGGCACATAAAAAATAGTCAAAAAATGGATTACAAATGCATAGGCTGTCATGAAGGAAAGCTCCAGCTCTTTAGGGCTGATCCCAAATATTTGAGGGCAAAGGTGGAAAAGCCTCTGATACCTTCCATCACTGTGGGACCCAGCAGAGTGGGCTGGCTTGGCCTGAGTCCCCATTCCCTGTGGCCTAGACTGTTGGAACAGTCTCCTGgctttctgcctctgcctctcccatAATCATCTTCCTAAAGACCACCTTAATCATAGCTGTATTCCTCTCTGGCTCAAGAACCTTCTATGGTTCCCCACTGCTCATGACTGAACTCCCTAACATGGGGGGGGGCAGGCaagaactaccatttattgagagaagaaaagagcaaagagGATGCCAATGTTAGgactaaaaaggtaaaatatccTCCTCTTTTAAAAGCCCTGAAACTCTGAATTCGCGGAAACCAGCAGGTCCCTCAGGGAGAGAGCGGGGATGCATCTCTGAAGAGGGTAAGGCGTTCGTGGCCGACGACTCAGATTCACCAGTACCTGCTTCTTCAAGCCAAGCTGGGAAAGGTTAAAGAGAAGAGGGCGGAGAGAGGGGTAGAGAGCCTCGGGGAAGGCAGGGGAATAGCCCTTCTCAGTTCCCTGGAAGGGCTTCCGCCTGGACACTTTCTCGAATTTCTCTGTAGGAATCCCAGGCAGCTCCGGCGCTGCGGGAAGGGTCAAGGCCACACAAAGGGCAGTGCAAGCGAACCCGAGTCACATGGGGCGGCCAAGCCGCCTCCGTGAATGCGAGGCGCGGGACAAAGGCGGCTCGGGGACAAAGTGCAGGGAGACTCCTGAGGAGATAAGAGGGAAGGGCGAAGGAAGGGGCGGAGAGCGAGCGCCCCGGAGCTCTAAGGACCGCGCTGCCGGAGGCCTTGGCTGGAAGCCGAACTCAGCCCGCCGCGGAGGGAGCTCCCTAGAGCCTCTTCACCCAGCAACTGCGGGGATGCTGAGAACCCGGCTGCTGGGGCAGCTGGGCTGCTCCGGTTGGCGCTCGAGGCCAGCGCGCAGCCCGCCCCCGCGTCCGCCCCACAGTTGCCCACGCCGTGCGGGAGGCGGGGCCGCCCAGCTCACCTGGCCGTTTGGGGCGGGGCCGCCCGCGACCCGGGGGAGCTGGGGAGCGGGGGTGGCGGCGGTACCCAGGGTGCAGGAAAGGGGCTCGCCCCGGAGGCATGGCCGGAGCTCCCACTCCTCCACGCCCCCCCACCGCCCGTGCCGGGGGCCCTCCCTCGGCTCGCTCgcgctctccctccctcttctcccctccttcgCTCCCTCCCTCCGAGCCCAATTGCTCAAGCCGCTTCCTTCCCCAACGCCAGCGCCAGTTCCTCTCTTGGTGGGGCCCGGGAAGGGCAGCAAACGCTAGACACTGGAACAGCCGCGGCGGCAGGACCATGGCCGAGCCCCGAGGGGCCGCGAAGCCGGCGGCACCCAAAGCCTCCTTCGCACCGACCGAGCTCAGCCGGCGGAGCGCCCCGCAGCCCCGCCCCTCGAGAGTGGACACCGTCAGCCTGGGCAGGTACCGGGGCAGCGCCACCGCCTCCCGGGAGCCCCCCTTCCACGGCTTGTTGATGCCCTCGGGAACAGGCTCGGGGCGCCGGCGGGGAGCGCTGCGGGAGCTGCTGGGGCTGCAGGGGGCGGCTCCCGCCGGGTGGCTGTCGGAGGAGCGCCCCGAGGAGCAGTCCCCGGGCGGGCCGAACGGACCGAGCGGTAGCGGGCTATGCCTGGAGCCCCGGGAGCACGCGTGGATACTGGCGGCCGCTGAGGGCCGCTTTGAGGCGCTGCAGGAGCTGCTGGAGGTCGAGCCGGGGCTGCTCCTGCGGGGCGACCCGATCACGGGCTACACGGTGCTGCACTGGCTGGCCAAGCACGGGCGCCACGAGGAACTCATCCTGGTGCACGACTTCGCCCAGCGCAGGGGGTTGCGGCTCGACGTGAGCGCCCCGGGTAGCGGCGGCCTCACGCCCCTCCACCTGGCAGCCCTGCAGGGCCACGATATGGTCGTCAAGGTGCTGGTGGGCGCCTTGGGGGCAGACCCCACGCGCCGCGACCACAGCGGCCACCGGGCCTGTCACTACCTGCGGCCCGACGCGCCCTGGACCCTGCGGGAGCTGTCGGGGGCCGAGGACTGGGAGACGGCGGGCGGCAGCGAGCGTAACAACGCCAACAACaacagcagcggcggcggcgccgCGTGTACGCCGAGACGCGCCCCCAGCGCAGTGAGCGCGCCGGTCGTGGAGACAAGGGCCAGAGCGGCGGCGGCGCCCGCCAAGGGGAAGGACTCCGCGGGCAGACGGGTGGCGCAAATTCAAGGCCTTCTCCGCCATATGTTCCCCTTCTTCCAGGACCGTTAGACGGAGACTGGAGAGCGTGGAGGGGCCAAGACGCTGCGGTGGGGCCTCGGTCCCGGGTGGTCCCTGGCGGTCCCGGGTCCCACCGAAGGGGCGGCGCCTCGGACGCAGCTCGGGCCGCAGCCGTGGGCGCTGGTCCTGCAAGGAACAGATCACCTCGGGGTCCGTCTCAGGCACCTGTCTCAGGAGTACAGACACCGGCGAGGAGACGCGGGGACCAGGGCACGCCTAAGCGAGGGAGAGCAAAGACCAAGCCTTCCTGGCGCCGAATCCCCAGACTACAGGATTAAAGAGTTAGGAGCAGAGCGTGGTCCTGCTTGGGAGGGAAAGTTAGCTTCCAGTAGCCTTTTCTGGGCAGGTGGAAGCTGTGGGTTTATTAGGCAACATTTGCTAGAAGAATGAGTTAAGATTGTAAACCACTGACGCAGAGGAAGCGCCTAACTGCAGGCCTGACTCGGCTGTTAACGGGTCACTTTGTGAGGGCAGGCTCAGCCCCTGTCAACCTGCTCCTGAGACAACCAGGCCTTACCCTTACGGTTTGGTTTCTAATGTATCACGAATGACTTCTTAAGCATATTAAAGTGGCATATGTCTTCCTTTCACATTACAAAGCTGTCCtttgaatgactttttttttcccccattaaccACCTCTTCCCTGTGTTTGCAGGGAAGAGGTCACCAACCCACGGCTGCGAGCTAGTGATCCAGAACAGTCTCTGGATCTCATTTTCAGAGCAAGTGGACAAGATGTGCACCAAAGGAGCTACTTTCCCCTTGGCTCTGAGTAGAGACGCACAGTTTACCTGTCTCCTGGGCTCTTCAGCATCTAGGTCTGGCCTCTTGCACAAGTCTCATCCCAGAGGAGGTGTCTgcggggagcagaggggaggtaaaatgaaaaagcctccaaatatgtatttctaatatttcctGGTGAGTCATGTAATTTACCTTGACTTCTGCCCTCCAATGAGACACACCCCCCTGGCACTTTTTTCCAAGATAGGGCTTTAATCATCAGCATTGTGGGtttcttttaattacatttaatatataaGCTGTACTTTGGAAAATTGCTCCCATTCAGAAATAGTATGAATTGAGTAGAATACAGGTGGGTTGATTTGAGCTGAAAGGAGGGAGAAGCAGTTGGTGGCTGGATATCCGTGCTGCTTTCGAGAACAGCATAGTTTCAAATTAGCACTGTATCCCTGGAGGGTTGGGTAGCCCTTGCAATggactgctgtgtccccagccctCCCATCCCAGTCCTCTAAGGCCAGGGAGGAACTGAGTCACAACAAAACACAGGCCAGAGACACCACCCTGAGCCCATCCGTCCAGGCTTCCACCTCTGCCTGGCGGGCCTGTTTGCCCCTTCTGTGCTCAAAACGTTCCCACCTGCCCTTAATAACGCATTAgattcttcccatccatgaaATGATCCAAATCTTTCCTGTTGATTCTCAGCCTGTCCCGCGTCTCTAGGAACTATACCTTAAACGTATTTACAGTGTAATGtagcatttcctttttcttcttctaaatgaACTTCTTTGGGAATTCCCccgccatccagtggttaggactcggcgcttgcACTGTAGGgtcctgagttcaatccctggttgggaactaagatcccaccagccACGCGGCagagccaaaaaaacaaaagaaccaaaAATGAACTTCTTTGATGTTTGCAGTGGGAGGGTGAGCAGCTCCTGGCTTGTGGCATTTGGCATGGGCATCTAGCATAACCCTCCTCCACCctcatgcccattttatagatgcaaaTTGGCTAACTGATGCAGGACTGCGGTTTCTGCTCCACAACCTCTCCCTCGACAGCTGCCAAGGTGGGTTGGGTTTGGTGAAGGCGTCAGGGCAGGGCCTTCCTGCCACGTGGCTGAGTCTGCGGACTCCTGGCTTGGAGAGAAGATTGACATGTGCCTTCGCCCGACATTCAAAGGACACTTAACAGTAGTCCCCTCTTCATAGGAAAAGTTTGAACCTAAGCATCTTAACTATTAGCAGATTTGGGGACCTACGACAAGCATCTGCCCTGctctttccaaaatgaaaaccAAGTCAGCTGGAAGATTTGAAAGCGGCTTTCTGGAGTTTTTCCTGTAGTCAGCTATTCTTCCCCACAGATTTTTCTCATCATGTGATATTGCCTAGCCTACCTCCTCCATGTAAAATTGAGGTTTGGCTGCAGGGGACAAACCCCCATGCTGAAAACTCTCCATGCCTAACATCAAGCCATTGGCATTTCTGGTATGCTTTTCGAGGCAAGACTAGTATGCTCACCccaagagaaagaacaaattccCTGAGAAACTTCTTTCCAGGGGAGCAAAACAGAGTTAAGCAGATGATGCAAATCTGCATTCTAGTGGGACAGGCAGGCAAGAAAAGGAGGCAGAAGCAGGGCTGTGACAGGTAAGCATGGGGGTTGGAGTAGGGGGGTGCTGCAAAGAGGGCGGGGCCTAACCCAGGCCAAAGGTGCAGGAAAGGCTTTCCGGGGAGGAAGAGTACACCTGATCTGAGGCTGGAGGGGTGAGTGGGAGTCTCTCAGTGGAGACGGGGGGAGCAGCCTCCTGGCAGGCCACCGGAGTATGCACATAGCAAGTACCGGGAGATGTGAGTCAGCCGGTTTGCAAGGAAGGTGGGAGCTGGGGAGTAATTAACGGCAACTCCCGAGAAGTGGATGGGGGTCCAGATCACTAAGGGTCTCATAGGTCATGCTGAAAGAGGAATACAGATTTTAACCTAGAGGTAGCTGGGAGCATAGAAGGTTTCTAAGCAGGAGAGTAACATGGTgagattttagaaaaatcactcttCCAGTCATGTGGAGGATAGAGCCAAGTGGGGGAAAATGCATCATACAATCAAAGCGTTTCAGGAGAAACGCTTCAAGGAAAGCCGTGCTTCTGCTGGGAAGTTCAAAGACCCCTGTGGAAGGTAGTGGCCTtcaaacttgttttttttcttctcttgctcaaATGGAGCTTACCTCAGAGCCCCAGGTGTAAAACTAAGTGCGGAGCCGCTCAGGTGAAGCTGGATTGGGACCTCTCCTCCCCATCCCGTGCCCCTGTCTTAGACCGGCGGGGGTCGCACAGTGGCCCCGGGAGCAAAATTGCCAGAACTGCTGGCGTGGTGGAAGGTGCTCAGCCTAACCTGGGTTCCAAAACCTGCTACTGATTAGaaaccttgagcaaatcactcacctctctgagctgcagtttcctcatcagtaaaatgggaacaatacaAGGTCCCTTGCAAGGTTGTTCTGATGATTCGAGAAAATACATATGCAACGCCTAGCAACGCTGCAGGACAcgtaggaaatagaaaataacagagaAGGTATGtattaacaaatttattaaagaatttattAACAAATTCTTGTTTGGAAAAATTAAGGTATTCAGCAGGCTCTTGTGGTGAAACTACTTTATCTGCTAGGGTAGTCCAGGAGGGATCTTGTGGTTACCTGAAGTATCCCACCTCTAAAATGTGTCCACATTGATTGCAAATTATTTTCCCTCTGTACCAGATGAGTGGCTGCTCCTCAAAGGAGATATTGATTCCTCTGCTGATGTTCTTCACAACCTACACACTTTTACTTTagacaaaatagaaataagcCGACTTACCTTGTTCTCAGCCCACAGAAGAAGTAAAAGCAGTAACTTAGTAAGTAATTGCCCACCAACTATTAAATAGGTTAGATATTATTTCCAGATAAAGTCATAAACTGGAGTCAGGGCTAAACCTGAAATCCTCTGAAGAGAATAAAAGCACACAAGTCGATCGTCTCTTGACCCCATTATCTATAGAAATGCCCCCTCCCATCCCAGCCAACATACCCTGCATTCCACACCCAGCCTCCATGTTTTCCctctttctgttcattttaaCGAAGGGAAGGAGCATGCCTGTCTCCTTTCAAGATGTAACTCACGCTCTCAAGCCCGCCTCCTCCCACAGCCTAATTCCATCAGTTGTCCCTCTCCTGTATCTTGGAGCTCACACTCAGTTTAGTTCAGTGCAATAAAcgtttgttgagcacctactaagagCCAGGCTCTTTGGGTGACAAACACTTCCCAGCCAAGCTTTTCCACAGGGAGGTCTCCTCCCTTAACATCTCCATTTCCTCAGCTCTTAATCACTCCTATGCATTCTGGTTTCTGCCTCTATCATCCCAGCACAATTGCTTCCACAAAGGTCTCCCATGATGACCTCCCGTCTGCCTAATGCAAGTCCTTACCTTTGTTCACTTCTTGGCAGCACTGGCCAATGTGGGCTACTTCCTCCTCCTTGAAACTCTCTTCTCTAGTCTTCCATGACCTCCTATGGCTTTAGTTGCTGGCACTTACCAGGTTGAAGTCCTGGAAAGTTCACTCTACATTCTCTCCCTAAGTCATTTCATCCCTTTCCCCACTCAGCCCCACACCcagctctgctccagccacacagtccttgctgttcctcaaaagAGCCTTGTTCTCCTGAACTCTGGGATTCCTACGTGCTGTTCCCTGTCCAGAAACACTCTTCCCTCTATTCCTTGCCCCCTTTCACCTGGCCTACTCCCACTCATCCTTCAAATgtcagtttaaatgtcacctccttgggGAAGTCTTCTCTGACCCTCAGGCTAGGTTCGAACTGCACCTTTTC
This window of the Physeter macrocephalus isolate SW-GA chromosome 21, ASM283717v5, whole genome shotgun sequence genome carries:
- the SOWAHD gene encoding ankyrin repeat domain-containing protein SOWAHD, giving the protein MAGAPTPPRPPTARAGGPPSARSRSPSLFSPPSLPPSEPNCSSRFLPQRQRQFLSWWGPGRAANARHWNSRGGRTMAEPRGAAKPAAPKASFAPTELSRRSAPQPRPSRVDTVSLGRYRGSATASREPPFHGLLMPSGTGSGRRRGALRELLGLQGAAPAGWLSEERPEEQSPGGPNGPSGSGLCLEPREHAWILAAAEGRFEALQELLEVEPGLLLRGDPITGYTVLHWLAKHGRHEELILVHDFAQRRGLRLDVSAPGSGGLTPLHLAALQGHDMVVKVLVGALGADPTRRDHSGHRACHYLRPDAPWTLRELSGAEDWETAGGSERNNANNNSSGGGAACTPRRAPSAVSAPVVETRARAAAAPAKGKDSAGRRVAQIQGLLRHMFPFFQDR